A genomic window from Tenebrio molitor chromosome X, icTenMoli1.1, whole genome shotgun sequence includes:
- the tgo gene encoding aryl hydrocarbon receptor nuclear translocator homolog isoform X10: protein MYAYAGGGPPHYAPPPTYLQPHPPAHHPQVAPVPMGQEPPPVAHYSKRRRSDEDDPSGSKYNRMEDDTIQDKERFASRENHCEIERRRRNKMTAYITELSDMVPTCSALARKPDKLTILRMAVAHMKALRGTGNTSTDGTYKPSFLTDQELKHLILEAADGFLFVISCDTGRVIYVSDSVAPVLNYSQSDWYGSCLYDNLHPEDVEKVREQLSTQEPQNTGRILDLKTGTVKKEGHQSSMRLCMGSRRGFICRMKVGNLAAENMAIGHLNRLKQRNSLGPGRDGQNYAVVHCTGYIKNWPPTGVQMERQSEDEIHTSHCCLVAIGRLQVTSTPNTSDLSGSNSTAEFISRHSMDGKFSFVDQRVIGLLGYSPPELLGKSCFEFFHPEDQTHMKDSFEQVLKLKGQVLSVMYRFRAKNREWVWLRTSAFAFLNPYTDDVEYIVCTNTTAKSLHSGQEGTTETEQVAYQQPGLDYSLQRRDAGLYSHMLPSAHIQNPQQTARPSSGQNVYSNYEPTASPIAYGSPQASASSSSAGVLGRLTKGSTTSPTPAAAAWTLRQAQPAPEGYQYNQPSPRSPGPTYTQLSGGSRAGTAPGPSYQWNTWQGGATQAADAGGPGSSGSGPPPQPQPQPHELSDMLQMLDQGGAASFEDLNMFNTTFE from the exons ATGTACGCGTATGCCGGGGGCGGCCCCCCTCACTATGCGCCGCCCCCCACCTACCTCCAGCCCCATCCTCCGGCCCATCACCCCCAGGTCGCGCCCGTGCCCATGGGGCAGGAGCCGCCGCCGGTCGCACACTACTCCAAAAGGCGAAG GTCAGATGAAGACGACCCGAGCGGCAGTAAATATAACAGAATGGAAGACGACACTATACAGGACAAGGAAAGATTTGCAAG TAGGGAGAATCATTGCGAAATTGAACGCCGGAGGCGGAACAAGATGACGGCCTACATCACGGAGCTGTCCGACATGGTGCCCACCTGCAGCGCCCTTGCGAGGAAGCCGGACAAGCTCACGATACTCCGGATGGCCGTCGCTCACATGAAAGCCCTTCGAG GTACAGGTAATACCAGTACCGATGGGACGTACAAACCTTCGTTCCTGACGGACCAGGAGCTGAAGCATTTAATTTTGGAAGCTGCCGACGGATTTTTGTTCGTCATCAGTTGTGATACCGGACGCGTTATTTATGTCTCCGATTCTGTCGCTCCGGTTCTCAATTATTCGCAAAGCGACTGGTACGGTTCCTGCTTGTACGACAATCTCCATCCGGAGGATGTTGAAAAGGTGAGGGAGCAACTCTCCACGCAGGAACCACAAAACACCGGGAGGATCCTGGACCTGAAGACGGGAACGGTGAAGAAGGAGGGTCACCAGT CTTCCATGAGACTGTGCATGGGATCCCGGAGAGGTTTCATCTGTCGCATGAAAGTCGGGAATCTCGCTGCGGAAAACATGGCCATTGGGCATTTGAACAGGTTGAAGCAACGAAATAGCTTGGGTCCGGGAAGAGACGGACAAAACTACGCTGTGGTGCATTGTACGggatacataaaaaattggcCACCCACAG GGGTGCAAATGGAACGTCAGTCCGAAGACGAGATTCACACGTCGCATTGCTGCCTAGTTGCCATAGGTCGGCTCCAGGTGACCTCGACGCCCAACACTAGCGACCTCTCGGGGTCGAACAGCACCGCGGAATTCATTTCGCGACACTCGATGGACGGTAAATTTAGCTTCGTCGATCAACGAGTCATCGGATTGTTAGGTTATTCCCCGCCCGAACTCTTAGGGAAAAGTTGCTTCGAATTCTTTCATCCAGAGGATCAGACCCACATGAAGGACAGCTTCGAGCAAG TTTTAAAACTCAAGGGACAAGTGTTGTCAGTAATGTATAGATTCCGAGCCAAAAATAGGGAGTGGGTCTGGTTGCGCACCAGCGCTTTCGCGTTCTTGAACCCTTACACGGACGACGTGGAATACATTGTCTGCACAAACACGACGGCCAAGTCTCTGCACAGCGGACAAGAGGGCACCACCGAGACCGAGCAAGTGGCTTATCAGCAGCCAGGATTGGATTACAGTCTTCAGCGCAGAGACGCCGGGCTGTATTCGCACATGCTGCCCTCCGCGCACATACAAA ACCCGCAGCAGACGGCGCGGCCCAGCAGCGGCCAAAACGTCTACAGCAACTACGAGCCGACGGCCTCGCCGATAGCCTACGGGTCGCCGCAGGCGAGCGCCAGCAGCAGCAGCGCAGGTGTGTTGGGGCGGCTGACGAAGGGCAGCACCACGAGCCCGACACCGGCGGCAGCCGCGTGGACGCTGCGTCAAGCCCAGCCAGCCCCGGAGGGGTACCAGTACAACCAGCCCAGTCCGAGGTCCCCGGGCCCGACCTATACGCAGCTGAGCGGCGGCTCCAGAGCCGGGACGGCCCCGGGTCCGTCCTACCAGTGGAACACCTGGCAAGGGGGTGCGACACAGGCTGCGGACGCGGGCGGCCCGGGATCCAGCGGATCCGGACCGCCTCCGCAGCCACAGCCGCAACCGCACGAGCTGAGCGACATGCTCCAAATGCTAGACCAAGGCGGAGCAGCCTCGTTCGAGGATCTGAACATGTTCAATACCACCTTCGAGTGA
- the tgo gene encoding aryl hydrocarbon receptor nuclear translocator homolog isoform X2, whose amino-acid sequence MYAYAGGGPPHYAPPPTYLQPHPPAHHPQVAPVPMGQEPPPVAHYSKRRRSDEDDPSGSKYNRMEDDTIQDKERFARENHCEIERRRRNKMTAYITELSDMVPTCSALARKPDKLTILRMAVAHMKALREVEFTKEKTTATCSLIYGDSIKNSGHLNGTGNTSTDGTYKPSFLTDQELKHLILEAADGFLFVISCDTGRVIYVSDSVAPVLNYSQSDWYGSCLYDNLHPEDVEKVREQLSTQEPQNTGRILDLKTGTVKKEGHQSSMRLCMGSRRGFICRMKVGNLAAENMAIGHLNRLKQRNSLGPGRDGQNYAVVHCTGYIKNWPPTDMFAGVQMERQSEDEIHTSHCCLVAIGRLQVTSTPNTSDLSGSNSTAEFISRHSMDGKFSFVDQRVIGLLGYSPPELLGKSCFEFFHPEDQTHMKDSFEQVLKLKGQVLSVMYRFRAKNREWVWLRTSAFAFLNPYTDDVEYIVCTNTTAKSLHSGQEGTTETEQVAYQQPGLDYSLQRRDAGLYSHMLPSAHIQNPQQTARPSSGQNVYSNYEPTASPIAYGSPQASASSSSAGVLGRLTKGSTTSPTPAAAAWTLRQAQPAPEGYQYNQPSPRSPGPTYTQLSGGSRAGTAPGPSYQWNTWQGGATQAADAGGPGSSGSGPPPQPQPQPHELSDMLQMLDQGGAASFEDLNMFNTTFE is encoded by the exons ATGTACGCGTATGCCGGGGGCGGCCCCCCTCACTATGCGCCGCCCCCCACCTACCTCCAGCCCCATCCTCCGGCCCATCACCCCCAGGTCGCGCCCGTGCCCATGGGGCAGGAGCCGCCGCCGGTCGCACACTACTCCAAAAGGCGAAG GTCAGATGAAGACGACCCGAGCGGCAGTAAATATAACAGAATGGAAGACGACACTATACAGGACAAGGAAAGATTTGCAAG GGAGAATCATTGCGAAATTGAACGCCGGAGGCGGAACAAGATGACGGCCTACATCACGGAGCTGTCCGACATGGTGCCCACCTGCAGCGCCCTTGCGAGGAAGCCGGACAAGCTCACGATACTCCGGATGGCCGTCGCTCACATGAAAGCCCTTCGAG AGGTGGAATTCACTAAAGAGAAGACGACAGCGACGTGTTCTTTGATCTACGGAGATTCCATTAAAAACTCTGGCCATTTAAACG GTACAGGTAATACCAGTACCGATGGGACGTACAAACCTTCGTTCCTGACGGACCAGGAGCTGAAGCATTTAATTTTGGAAGCTGCCGACGGATTTTTGTTCGTCATCAGTTGTGATACCGGACGCGTTATTTATGTCTCCGATTCTGTCGCTCCGGTTCTCAATTATTCGCAAAGCGACTGGTACGGTTCCTGCTTGTACGACAATCTCCATCCGGAGGATGTTGAAAAGGTGAGGGAGCAACTCTCCACGCAGGAACCACAAAACACCGGGAGGATCCTGGACCTGAAGACGGGAACGGTGAAGAAGGAGGGTCACCAGT CTTCCATGAGACTGTGCATGGGATCCCGGAGAGGTTTCATCTGTCGCATGAAAGTCGGGAATCTCGCTGCGGAAAACATGGCCATTGGGCATTTGAACAGGTTGAAGCAACGAAATAGCTTGGGTCCGGGAAGAGACGGACAAAACTACGCTGTGGTGCATTGTACGggatacataaaaaattggcCACCCACAG ATATGTTCGCAGGGGTGCAAATGGAACGTCAGTCCGAAGACGAGATTCACACGTCGCATTGCTGCCTAGTTGCCATAGGTCGGCTCCAGGTGACCTCGACGCCCAACACTAGCGACCTCTCGGGGTCGAACAGCACCGCGGAATTCATTTCGCGACACTCGATGGACGGTAAATTTAGCTTCGTCGATCAACGAGTCATCGGATTGTTAGGTTATTCCCCGCCCGAACTCTTAGGGAAAAGTTGCTTCGAATTCTTTCATCCAGAGGATCAGACCCACATGAAGGACAGCTTCGAGCAAG TTTTAAAACTCAAGGGACAAGTGTTGTCAGTAATGTATAGATTCCGAGCCAAAAATAGGGAGTGGGTCTGGTTGCGCACCAGCGCTTTCGCGTTCTTGAACCCTTACACGGACGACGTGGAATACATTGTCTGCACAAACACGACGGCCAAGTCTCTGCACAGCGGACAAGAGGGCACCACCGAGACCGAGCAAGTGGCTTATCAGCAGCCAGGATTGGATTACAGTCTTCAGCGCAGAGACGCCGGGCTGTATTCGCACATGCTGCCCTCCGCGCACATACAAA ACCCGCAGCAGACGGCGCGGCCCAGCAGCGGCCAAAACGTCTACAGCAACTACGAGCCGACGGCCTCGCCGATAGCCTACGGGTCGCCGCAGGCGAGCGCCAGCAGCAGCAGCGCAGGTGTGTTGGGGCGGCTGACGAAGGGCAGCACCACGAGCCCGACACCGGCGGCAGCCGCGTGGACGCTGCGTCAAGCCCAGCCAGCCCCGGAGGGGTACCAGTACAACCAGCCCAGTCCGAGGTCCCCGGGCCCGACCTATACGCAGCTGAGCGGCGGCTCCAGAGCCGGGACGGCCCCGGGTCCGTCCTACCAGTGGAACACCTGGCAAGGGGGTGCGACACAGGCTGCGGACGCGGGCGGCCCGGGATCCAGCGGATCCGGACCGCCTCCGCAGCCACAGCCGCAACCGCACGAGCTGAGCGACATGCTCCAAATGCTAGACCAAGGCGGAGCAGCCTCGTTCGAGGATCTGAACATGTTCAATACCACCTTCGAGTGA
- the tgo gene encoding aryl hydrocarbon receptor nuclear translocator homolog isoform X3 — translation MYAYAGGGPPHYAPPPTYLQPHPPAHHPQVAPVPMGQEPPPVAHYSKRRRSDEDDPSGSKYNRMEDDTIQDKERFASRENHCEIERRRRNKMTAYITELSDMVPTCSALARKPDKLTILRMAVAHMKALREVEFTKEKTTATCSLIYGDSIKNSGHLNGNTSTDGTYKPSFLTDQELKHLILEAADGFLFVISCDTGRVIYVSDSVAPVLNYSQSDWYGSCLYDNLHPEDVEKVREQLSTQEPQNTGRILDLKTGTVKKEGHQSSMRLCMGSRRGFICRMKVGNLAAENMAIGHLNRLKQRNSLGPGRDGQNYAVVHCTGYIKNWPPTDMFAGVQMERQSEDEIHTSHCCLVAIGRLQVTSTPNTSDLSGSNSTAEFISRHSMDGKFSFVDQRVIGLLGYSPPELLGKSCFEFFHPEDQTHMKDSFEQVLKLKGQVLSVMYRFRAKNREWVWLRTSAFAFLNPYTDDVEYIVCTNTTAKSLHSGQEGTTETEQVAYQQPGLDYSLQRRDAGLYSHMLPSAHIQNPQQTARPSSGQNVYSNYEPTASPIAYGSPQASASSSSAGVLGRLTKGSTTSPTPAAAAWTLRQAQPAPEGYQYNQPSPRSPGPTYTQLSGGSRAGTAPGPSYQWNTWQGGATQAADAGGPGSSGSGPPPQPQPQPHELSDMLQMLDQGGAASFEDLNMFNTTFE, via the exons ATGTACGCGTATGCCGGGGGCGGCCCCCCTCACTATGCGCCGCCCCCCACCTACCTCCAGCCCCATCCTCCGGCCCATCACCCCCAGGTCGCGCCCGTGCCCATGGGGCAGGAGCCGCCGCCGGTCGCACACTACTCCAAAAGGCGAAG GTCAGATGAAGACGACCCGAGCGGCAGTAAATATAACAGAATGGAAGACGACACTATACAGGACAAGGAAAGATTTGCAAG TAGGGAGAATCATTGCGAAATTGAACGCCGGAGGCGGAACAAGATGACGGCCTACATCACGGAGCTGTCCGACATGGTGCCCACCTGCAGCGCCCTTGCGAGGAAGCCGGACAAGCTCACGATACTCCGGATGGCCGTCGCTCACATGAAAGCCCTTCGAG AGGTGGAATTCACTAAAGAGAAGACGACAGCGACGTGTTCTTTGATCTACGGAGATTCCATTAAAAACTCTGGCCATTTAAACG GTAATACCAGTACCGATGGGACGTACAAACCTTCGTTCCTGACGGACCAGGAGCTGAAGCATTTAATTTTGGAAGCTGCCGACGGATTTTTGTTCGTCATCAGTTGTGATACCGGACGCGTTATTTATGTCTCCGATTCTGTCGCTCCGGTTCTCAATTATTCGCAAAGCGACTGGTACGGTTCCTGCTTGTACGACAATCTCCATCCGGAGGATGTTGAAAAGGTGAGGGAGCAACTCTCCACGCAGGAACCACAAAACACCGGGAGGATCCTGGACCTGAAGACGGGAACGGTGAAGAAGGAGGGTCACCAGT CTTCCATGAGACTGTGCATGGGATCCCGGAGAGGTTTCATCTGTCGCATGAAAGTCGGGAATCTCGCTGCGGAAAACATGGCCATTGGGCATTTGAACAGGTTGAAGCAACGAAATAGCTTGGGTCCGGGAAGAGACGGACAAAACTACGCTGTGGTGCATTGTACGggatacataaaaaattggcCACCCACAG ATATGTTCGCAGGGGTGCAAATGGAACGTCAGTCCGAAGACGAGATTCACACGTCGCATTGCTGCCTAGTTGCCATAGGTCGGCTCCAGGTGACCTCGACGCCCAACACTAGCGACCTCTCGGGGTCGAACAGCACCGCGGAATTCATTTCGCGACACTCGATGGACGGTAAATTTAGCTTCGTCGATCAACGAGTCATCGGATTGTTAGGTTATTCCCCGCCCGAACTCTTAGGGAAAAGTTGCTTCGAATTCTTTCATCCAGAGGATCAGACCCACATGAAGGACAGCTTCGAGCAAG TTTTAAAACTCAAGGGACAAGTGTTGTCAGTAATGTATAGATTCCGAGCCAAAAATAGGGAGTGGGTCTGGTTGCGCACCAGCGCTTTCGCGTTCTTGAACCCTTACACGGACGACGTGGAATACATTGTCTGCACAAACACGACGGCCAAGTCTCTGCACAGCGGACAAGAGGGCACCACCGAGACCGAGCAAGTGGCTTATCAGCAGCCAGGATTGGATTACAGTCTTCAGCGCAGAGACGCCGGGCTGTATTCGCACATGCTGCCCTCCGCGCACATACAAA ACCCGCAGCAGACGGCGCGGCCCAGCAGCGGCCAAAACGTCTACAGCAACTACGAGCCGACGGCCTCGCCGATAGCCTACGGGTCGCCGCAGGCGAGCGCCAGCAGCAGCAGCGCAGGTGTGTTGGGGCGGCTGACGAAGGGCAGCACCACGAGCCCGACACCGGCGGCAGCCGCGTGGACGCTGCGTCAAGCCCAGCCAGCCCCGGAGGGGTACCAGTACAACCAGCCCAGTCCGAGGTCCCCGGGCCCGACCTATACGCAGCTGAGCGGCGGCTCCAGAGCCGGGACGGCCCCGGGTCCGTCCTACCAGTGGAACACCTGGCAAGGGGGTGCGACACAGGCTGCGGACGCGGGCGGCCCGGGATCCAGCGGATCCGGACCGCCTCCGCAGCCACAGCCGCAACCGCACGAGCTGAGCGACATGCTCCAAATGCTAGACCAAGGCGGAGCAGCCTCGTTCGAGGATCTGAACATGTTCAATACCACCTTCGAGTGA
- the tgo gene encoding aryl hydrocarbon receptor nuclear translocator homolog isoform X1, which translates to MYAYAGGGPPHYAPPPTYLQPHPPAHHPQVAPVPMGQEPPPVAHYSKRRRSDEDDPSGSKYNRMEDDTIQDKERFASRENHCEIERRRRNKMTAYITELSDMVPTCSALARKPDKLTILRMAVAHMKALREVEFTKEKTTATCSLIYGDSIKNSGHLNGTGNTSTDGTYKPSFLTDQELKHLILEAADGFLFVISCDTGRVIYVSDSVAPVLNYSQSDWYGSCLYDNLHPEDVEKVREQLSTQEPQNTGRILDLKTGTVKKEGHQSSMRLCMGSRRGFICRMKVGNLAAENMAIGHLNRLKQRNSLGPGRDGQNYAVVHCTGYIKNWPPTDMFAGVQMERQSEDEIHTSHCCLVAIGRLQVTSTPNTSDLSGSNSTAEFISRHSMDGKFSFVDQRVIGLLGYSPPELLGKSCFEFFHPEDQTHMKDSFEQVLKLKGQVLSVMYRFRAKNREWVWLRTSAFAFLNPYTDDVEYIVCTNTTAKSLHSGQEGTTETEQVAYQQPGLDYSLQRRDAGLYSHMLPSAHIQNPQQTARPSSGQNVYSNYEPTASPIAYGSPQASASSSSAGVLGRLTKGSTTSPTPAAAAWTLRQAQPAPEGYQYNQPSPRSPGPTYTQLSGGSRAGTAPGPSYQWNTWQGGATQAADAGGPGSSGSGPPPQPQPQPHELSDMLQMLDQGGAASFEDLNMFNTTFE; encoded by the exons ATGTACGCGTATGCCGGGGGCGGCCCCCCTCACTATGCGCCGCCCCCCACCTACCTCCAGCCCCATCCTCCGGCCCATCACCCCCAGGTCGCGCCCGTGCCCATGGGGCAGGAGCCGCCGCCGGTCGCACACTACTCCAAAAGGCGAAG GTCAGATGAAGACGACCCGAGCGGCAGTAAATATAACAGAATGGAAGACGACACTATACAGGACAAGGAAAGATTTGCAAG TAGGGAGAATCATTGCGAAATTGAACGCCGGAGGCGGAACAAGATGACGGCCTACATCACGGAGCTGTCCGACATGGTGCCCACCTGCAGCGCCCTTGCGAGGAAGCCGGACAAGCTCACGATACTCCGGATGGCCGTCGCTCACATGAAAGCCCTTCGAG AGGTGGAATTCACTAAAGAGAAGACGACAGCGACGTGTTCTTTGATCTACGGAGATTCCATTAAAAACTCTGGCCATTTAAACG GTACAGGTAATACCAGTACCGATGGGACGTACAAACCTTCGTTCCTGACGGACCAGGAGCTGAAGCATTTAATTTTGGAAGCTGCCGACGGATTTTTGTTCGTCATCAGTTGTGATACCGGACGCGTTATTTATGTCTCCGATTCTGTCGCTCCGGTTCTCAATTATTCGCAAAGCGACTGGTACGGTTCCTGCTTGTACGACAATCTCCATCCGGAGGATGTTGAAAAGGTGAGGGAGCAACTCTCCACGCAGGAACCACAAAACACCGGGAGGATCCTGGACCTGAAGACGGGAACGGTGAAGAAGGAGGGTCACCAGT CTTCCATGAGACTGTGCATGGGATCCCGGAGAGGTTTCATCTGTCGCATGAAAGTCGGGAATCTCGCTGCGGAAAACATGGCCATTGGGCATTTGAACAGGTTGAAGCAACGAAATAGCTTGGGTCCGGGAAGAGACGGACAAAACTACGCTGTGGTGCATTGTACGggatacataaaaaattggcCACCCACAG ATATGTTCGCAGGGGTGCAAATGGAACGTCAGTCCGAAGACGAGATTCACACGTCGCATTGCTGCCTAGTTGCCATAGGTCGGCTCCAGGTGACCTCGACGCCCAACACTAGCGACCTCTCGGGGTCGAACAGCACCGCGGAATTCATTTCGCGACACTCGATGGACGGTAAATTTAGCTTCGTCGATCAACGAGTCATCGGATTGTTAGGTTATTCCCCGCCCGAACTCTTAGGGAAAAGTTGCTTCGAATTCTTTCATCCAGAGGATCAGACCCACATGAAGGACAGCTTCGAGCAAG TTTTAAAACTCAAGGGACAAGTGTTGTCAGTAATGTATAGATTCCGAGCCAAAAATAGGGAGTGGGTCTGGTTGCGCACCAGCGCTTTCGCGTTCTTGAACCCTTACACGGACGACGTGGAATACATTGTCTGCACAAACACGACGGCCAAGTCTCTGCACAGCGGACAAGAGGGCACCACCGAGACCGAGCAAGTGGCTTATCAGCAGCCAGGATTGGATTACAGTCTTCAGCGCAGAGACGCCGGGCTGTATTCGCACATGCTGCCCTCCGCGCACATACAAA ACCCGCAGCAGACGGCGCGGCCCAGCAGCGGCCAAAACGTCTACAGCAACTACGAGCCGACGGCCTCGCCGATAGCCTACGGGTCGCCGCAGGCGAGCGCCAGCAGCAGCAGCGCAGGTGTGTTGGGGCGGCTGACGAAGGGCAGCACCACGAGCCCGACACCGGCGGCAGCCGCGTGGACGCTGCGTCAAGCCCAGCCAGCCCCGGAGGGGTACCAGTACAACCAGCCCAGTCCGAGGTCCCCGGGCCCGACCTATACGCAGCTGAGCGGCGGCTCCAGAGCCGGGACGGCCCCGGGTCCGTCCTACCAGTGGAACACCTGGCAAGGGGGTGCGACACAGGCTGCGGACGCGGGCGGCCCGGGATCCAGCGGATCCGGACCGCCTCCGCAGCCACAGCCGCAACCGCACGAGCTGAGCGACATGCTCCAAATGCTAGACCAAGGCGGAGCAGCCTCGTTCGAGGATCTGAACATGTTCAATACCACCTTCGAGTGA
- the tgo gene encoding aryl hydrocarbon receptor nuclear translocator homolog isoform X14 gives MIQMSAVTHSVPGADPTKCIQKRRAGSIGSDEDDPSGSKYNRMEDDTIQDKERFASRENHCEIERRRRNKMTAYITELSDMVPTCSALARKPDKLTILRMAVAHMKALRGTGNTSTDGTYKPSFLTDQELKHLILEAADGFLFVISCDTGRVIYVSDSVAPVLNYSQSDWYGSCLYDNLHPEDVEKVREQLSTQEPQNTGRILDLKTGTVKKEGHQSSMRLCMGSRRGFICRMKVGNLAAENMAIGHLNRLKQRNSLGPGRDGQNYAVVHCTGYIKNWPPTDMFAGVQMERQSEDEIHTSHCCLVAIGRLQVTSTPNTSDLSGSNSTAEFISRHSMDGKFSFVDQRVIGLLGYSPPELLGKSCFEFFHPEDQTHMKDSFEQVLKLKGQVLSVMYRFRAKNREWVWLRTSAFAFLNPYTDDVEYIVCTNTTAKSLHSGQEGTTETEQVAYQQPGLDYSLQRRDAGLYSHMLPSAHIQNPQQTARPSSGQNVYSNYEPTASPIAYGSPQASASSSSAGVLGRLTKGSTTSPTPAAAAWTLRQAQPAPEGYQYNQPSPRSPGPTYTQLSGGSRAGTAPGPSYQWNTWQGGATQAADAGGPGSSGSGPPPQPQPQPHELSDMLQMLDQGGAASFEDLNMFNTTFE, from the exons ATGATACAGATGTCAGCTGTTACACATTCGGTACCAG GTGCTGATCCCACGAAGTGTATCCAGAAGCGTAGAGCTGGAAGCATAGG GTCAGATGAAGACGACCCGAGCGGCAGTAAATATAACAGAATGGAAGACGACACTATACAGGACAAGGAAAGATTTGCAAG TAGGGAGAATCATTGCGAAATTGAACGCCGGAGGCGGAACAAGATGACGGCCTACATCACGGAGCTGTCCGACATGGTGCCCACCTGCAGCGCCCTTGCGAGGAAGCCGGACAAGCTCACGATACTCCGGATGGCCGTCGCTCACATGAAAGCCCTTCGAG GTACAGGTAATACCAGTACCGATGGGACGTACAAACCTTCGTTCCTGACGGACCAGGAGCTGAAGCATTTAATTTTGGAAGCTGCCGACGGATTTTTGTTCGTCATCAGTTGTGATACCGGACGCGTTATTTATGTCTCCGATTCTGTCGCTCCGGTTCTCAATTATTCGCAAAGCGACTGGTACGGTTCCTGCTTGTACGACAATCTCCATCCGGAGGATGTTGAAAAGGTGAGGGAGCAACTCTCCACGCAGGAACCACAAAACACCGGGAGGATCCTGGACCTGAAGACGGGAACGGTGAAGAAGGAGGGTCACCAGT CTTCCATGAGACTGTGCATGGGATCCCGGAGAGGTTTCATCTGTCGCATGAAAGTCGGGAATCTCGCTGCGGAAAACATGGCCATTGGGCATTTGAACAGGTTGAAGCAACGAAATAGCTTGGGTCCGGGAAGAGACGGACAAAACTACGCTGTGGTGCATTGTACGggatacataaaaaattggcCACCCACAG ATATGTTCGCAGGGGTGCAAATGGAACGTCAGTCCGAAGACGAGATTCACACGTCGCATTGCTGCCTAGTTGCCATAGGTCGGCTCCAGGTGACCTCGACGCCCAACACTAGCGACCTCTCGGGGTCGAACAGCACCGCGGAATTCATTTCGCGACACTCGATGGACGGTAAATTTAGCTTCGTCGATCAACGAGTCATCGGATTGTTAGGTTATTCCCCGCCCGAACTCTTAGGGAAAAGTTGCTTCGAATTCTTTCATCCAGAGGATCAGACCCACATGAAGGACAGCTTCGAGCAAG TTTTAAAACTCAAGGGACAAGTGTTGTCAGTAATGTATAGATTCCGAGCCAAAAATAGGGAGTGGGTCTGGTTGCGCACCAGCGCTTTCGCGTTCTTGAACCCTTACACGGACGACGTGGAATACATTGTCTGCACAAACACGACGGCCAAGTCTCTGCACAGCGGACAAGAGGGCACCACCGAGACCGAGCAAGTGGCTTATCAGCAGCCAGGATTGGATTACAGTCTTCAGCGCAGAGACGCCGGGCTGTATTCGCACATGCTGCCCTCCGCGCACATACAAA ACCCGCAGCAGACGGCGCGGCCCAGCAGCGGCCAAAACGTCTACAGCAACTACGAGCCGACGGCCTCGCCGATAGCCTACGGGTCGCCGCAGGCGAGCGCCAGCAGCAGCAGCGCAGGTGTGTTGGGGCGGCTGACGAAGGGCAGCACCACGAGCCCGACACCGGCGGCAGCCGCGTGGACGCTGCGTCAAGCCCAGCCAGCCCCGGAGGGGTACCAGTACAACCAGCCCAGTCCGAGGTCCCCGGGCCCGACCTATACGCAGCTGAGCGGCGGCTCCAGAGCCGGGACGGCCCCGGGTCCGTCCTACCAGTGGAACACCTGGCAAGGGGGTGCGACACAGGCTGCGGACGCGGGCGGCCCGGGATCCAGCGGATCCGGACCGCCTCCGCAGCCACAGCCGCAACCGCACGAGCTGAGCGACATGCTCCAAATGCTAGACCAAGGCGGAGCAGCCTCGTTCGAGGATCTGAACATGTTCAATACCACCTTCGAGTGA